The genomic interval ATTTAAAGGTTCTTTGCCTGGTGGAATAGAGGCTTCCGAAATGACTTGGATGGAAGAGTGTCAACCACCAGAAACCTTTATTGTCCGAAGAGGGCCGTACAGGGGCCGGATCGTCAACAATGGATAACCCAAATTCGCTATCATTTTGCTATCATTTTTCTATCCGATTAGCTCCTTTAACAGGGAGAAAATCTGAGTTTGTAATCTTCCACCTGCAGcaatatgatatattttttttctctcagaATAACGATTTCAATAGAGAATCTCGTACATTACATAGAGATATATCTGATATAATTTCCCTCATCCTTGTTTAGTTAAAAGAACGGAGTACTTCTGGGAAGGGAGGAGTCAATGATCTTTGTATCAGGTGACTTCTAACTCTCCTTTCGTTGTTTCCTATCACTCTAAGTACATGCTCGACAAGTTACCATGGAAATATGAACTTTAAGATGATATGGTTTTTGACGTAGTTTGAACCCTTCACCTCCTATTGTTTTCTGATTCATCCTGCATTAGTGAATATCCAAATCACATTCATGTCTCTTTATTTTGacctatttttttatttgattgaaGTTGGGGCTTATTACATCTAATAATCTGTGTTGCATTAGTGAAAATTAATTTGGCCTAATTCTGGTTAGCTCGATTTAACTGGACATTCTAATCTTTCAACAAGACGCTAGCgccatttttttttttggggaaaaggaaaaaatgaaTAAATATAGAAGAGAATGCATGGCTTGTAAAGGAATCCCAGTgcaatatttaaataatttggcAACTCCACTAGGTATCCCTATCTTTTATCTCTTTCTTTAAAGTCGAAGTAGGCTCCCTTGTCTTGTGGTCTCCCTTTTCAAAAGTCCAAGAGTATCATAATGATTTATTAGTCATATCCcataaaaagaattattattggcATGCTTTTACTTTAGATACATCTCCCCTGAGATGAGGATGATCACTTGCTTGTAAAGTTAGGTCTTTTAGGCTTGTACTTTTACTGGTTTTGTTACGTGGATTGTGATGCTCTTTTATAACTTTTACTCACTTTCTctgggaagagggagatgaagtATAGCGTTATGTATAGAGACCGAGAGGTGAACAAACTCTCGACCTATTTATCTACCTGAACCTAGCCATCTACGCTTTGTTTCCTCATTTCCCaaactgaagaagaagaagacgagctACGTGGATACAAAGAGAGGAGGAAAAAAACACTAAGAGCAAGATGAATTTGCAATCTgcaattaaattgatctaatatGTAGGTACTGTGGTAAAAAACTATCGACAAATCCTCGCCCCTATCCTACCCAATAGGTAAACTTGGCTGGAAATCTTATTATGTCAAAAATTTTCACTTTGCCATTATATTTTctcattttataatatttcacAAAACAGTGTTCAATAAACAAGTAAGACAAGTGCTTGATTTTCTAATTAATGGTGAACTAAGAGATAATGAATaggttagctttaaataattttcttgttatattaaATTGATGGTGTGGGATGGAGTTGGATGAACCctagaaaaggaggaggagatttttttttttattttttatatctagGTATATGGGCTTTCGGTCCAATTAGACCGCACAGATGAGTCTTGGCAAAGCACTCCGGTGTCACTAGTTCAAACTCTGCATGCGTTTGGAAATGCTCAATGTAAGATTTGAATTTGGTTGCCTGGTACTGAGTCTTGTCTTCTTCCACCATACCATGCTCCGTGGGGCAAAAAGAAGATGTGTTTGttgtttttcaaagtttaaagcaAGGCTAATGATTAAAAAATGAGCCGGCCTCGTAGCCTTTTGCTTTTGTAATTCAtaacaaattttttatttttgcctaACTTTTAAGATGTTTCCATTGACAATGAAAAAGCTCatacttttcttttccttgtatttgAAAAGCTCATACTTTTCAAAtacaaggaaaaggaggaagatGCCTTCTTGAATACTTTAATCCCATGTGGAAAAGTGAGCATTTGATTACGTCTGGGAAGGCAGTCTTCTTGAAAAGTTTAATCCAATGTGGAGAAGTGAGCATTTGATTACGCCTGCAGTAATCTTTTTTTATTTCCTTGAAAGAATTCTTTGATATGAGAATCTTCTTGTACTTAATAATTCCCATTTCCTTTGACATTGATCTAATGCAAAACGGTGATATGAcatctttttaataattttagaaattatttaatgAGAAAATTTCAAACTGATCTTGAAAGCTTGAGTTGTAGATTTTTGCCCTTATGGGATCTCCAATTAGTTAGAGGATGAAAAACTTTAATGGAATAAAAGATCAATTCTTGATGGATACATATCTTTGTGAAAAAAATTCTTTTCATCTTTTGATCAACATGCTTATACGGTGGTATGGTAAAGCATGATGTATTAATCATATACAGTAGttgtccgtgatttatctcttccgtACTGATCCTGAGAcggattgggggggggggggggggggggtaggggcgaacgtattcgtcttttgtcaTAATTAATTGTATACAGCAGTAGCATAAAATCCCATCCATGCATTAAAGTATTATGTTGGCAAAGAGTTGATTTGGCTCGATATGCAAGTGTTGTAGTGGCTAGAGTTGCATTGGGAATTAGTAAAGATGTTGTAATACGTTGTGTTGTATTATCAAGTTGCATTCAGATCTATGGTAACAATATTTAGTTTGTGTAGGTCTTCACTTAGCTTCattagattttaaaaaaactaGTATATATATACATTCTATCTCATTACATTTTACTTGAGACATTATTGGAGCTTTAAACTTAAAACATTTAATAATGGAATCTACATGTGTCTTGGGTTAGCTAGCATTAATATTAGACTTGCTTTTATTGTCTATTTATGATCATGGTGAAAAAATAGATGTGACCTCGACTCCTCGAGATATaggtaaattttaattatgattaACTAGCGTAGTATTGATTATGAGAGATTTTTATATTAGAAATgagattatttttcttttttatgaaaaCCTTTCCCcacttttattagttttttagcgaaacttttttttttttaaattttttgggctAAACAAACAAATGTCTATGTACTTATATAAAGAATGAAGCGTCTGGTTGCCCCCTTTTTAGTTGTTTTACATTCTAGTTTGTACAATCCATTTCCAAATTCCAACCGGTCGCCTGATCGCCATGGCGGAGGagatgccgccgccgccgccgccgccgccgcaagCTCAGCCAAGTTTCAAGCTTTTCGGCACAGTGATAGGAAAGAGGGACAGAGAAGTCAGCCAGCAGCAACAGGAAGAggcggaggaggaagaggaaggggcGCATACGGCGACAGGGACGGCGGCGTTGGTCGCAGCAGTGTCGGCGAGGGAGGAGGCGCTGCCGTGCCCGCGGTGCAAGAGCCGGGAGACCAAGTTCTGCTACTTCAACAACTACAACGTGAACCAGCCGCGACACTTCTGCAAGGCCTGCCACCGCTACTGGACCGCCGGCGGCGCCCTCCGCAACGTCCCCGTCGGCGCTGGCCGCCGCAGGGGACGCCCCATCCACCGCTCCTCCATGGCCGCCGCATCCGGGCGCGTAGGAGTCGCCGCCGAGAGGTGGATCCTGCGGCAGGACGCGCCGGCCAGGATTGGTCGCGGGATCGACGGCGCCGCTCTCCGTTGACTTGTACTCTTGTTAGATCTGGTCCCTACTCGTGTCTGCGTTCGTGACCCAAATTATATAACTCTCCCCTCCTTTTTTTTTCAtcgatttttttttctgttttaatGGGAATTAATAGTAATTACATTTCTTTAGATTTCTTTTCCATCAAACTAAAACAATAATTACTTAGTTTAGAAACgccattaaaataataataataataataaagaaaatttaatctTATTTGAGATGCAATTTGTGGTGTTTTAAGTTTTAGTTGGGGGATTCCTTTCCATTGCCAACTTCAAAGGATACTTGAAAAGGTGCATTCGGATTCGAGGATAATAATTATTAGAGTTTATCAAAAGAAGGCAAAGCAAAGGAAGATAACATGTTACTCAATTATTTTTcgttttgttgttttttttttaatcaaaatgaatcataaagttttaaaatattaataataaaaatatttttgatgtgaTTTTTACTACAGGAAAAATAAGATATGACGTTTGAAGATTGCAATTTGAAATTAATCCGTCAGTAAATGTAAGTAATGCCAAAGAACCTGCAAGCAATAAGAACTCGACGACGGCTGGAAGGTGACGGTGAAACACATGGCACGGAACAGGAATGAGGCTGTGATTATTTGGCTAATGGTTATTGGTTGCATTCGGCTTCCAATAAGAACCAAACAACCACCACAAAAAGAAAATGGACAATGATGAAATACATAATACAAATTGATTAACATGGGCGGAAGGAGATTTGTACAAAATAAAAAAAGGGTAGGAAACAATCCGTTTGCTCTTATCTCCCTCTTCGCCCTCTATTGGCCAGGGAGACGGCAACTTAAATTTGCAACATAGCTGCaaagcttccaagtaagaacagttaaaaaaaaaaaaggaaagaaggcaaaacagaaaaagaaaattgCAAAAATACTATATGAAGAAAGTCATCTTCTTCGACATTAGCACTGCTGGATCTCAGGAATAAATTACTGGCTCGCTGCAGATTTGATTCTTTCACTGAGTCAGGGCCtaatgaggaagcataaacaTTGGCGGATTTGTGGAATCGAGACCTTAATGGGTTCATCATCGTAACGACG from Zingiber officinale cultivar Zhangliang chromosome 6B, Zo_v1.1, whole genome shotgun sequence carries:
- the LOC121989825 gene encoding cyclic dof factor 4-like, which codes for MIFVSVCTIHFQIPTGRLIAMAEEMPPPPPPPPQAQPSFKLFGTVIGKRDREVSQQQQEEAEEEEEGAHTATGTAALVAAVSAREEALPCPRCKSRETKFCYFNNYNVNQPRHFCKACHRYWTAGGALRNVPVGAGRRRGRPIHRSSMAAASGRVGVAAERWILRQDAPARIGRGIDGAALR